GGCTCAGCTTGTCGCTCACGTCCTGAACAAGGGGGAAAGCACAAACAAGTGGTGGAGATCTCTGGTTCAGTGccagctttgcagagcaggcagctcagcagatggcctttgccagcagctgtgtgggcagcaggactcagcacaggcctgtgtgcagcagagctggaggacgCTCTCCCCGAGGCCACCCCACGGGCATCCTTGGCAAGGCTCTCacaccccctgcctgcctgcaggcctCCAGATGTTCAGCCCACGATTTGCTTAGCAACAGCcagagtgctgtgctgctgtcccctccctgtcctatcaccacaCCTCCTGACTTCAGCTCTCACTCAGGTGAGGTCCCAGCCTGGTGCAGGATTCATTTCTGAGCAgaaccagtgctgtgcctgttTCAGGAGGTCTCTGTTTCCTGTCTCTCACACTGAGCAGAGGAATGGCCAAAAGCCCCCCAGAAGGCTgtcccccagagcagagcagccatggcagtgtggctggagagctgctgctgcgtgAGCAGCCCTAGGCCCCCGCACCCTTAGTAGAGGTTACCTGGTCCAGCAGCCCCACGAGCAGCACCGGCAGGCTGGAGTACAGCACGTTGTAGAGCGTGATGAACCAGTCCTCGTAggctgtctgcagcacagcaggggtgGGGAGTTAAGGGCTGCTCTGACTGCAGCGTGGCCTTCAGCTCTGAGCACCCCTGCTTCCCCACAGCactcccccagggcaggcagcaccccagctccaagctctgcccaggctACCTTGGCCTGCGCTTGGCTGCCCCACTCCTTACAAGCCACCAGTGCCCCTGGTCCTGGGACACCACCTGAGCTGAACCCCTCACAGTGTCAgtctgctgcacagctgcactgcagacTGTGGagagcacctccagcccctgcaggccctGCTGATGGCGCCCCCAGGCTCCCCTCGAGCCAAGCCGAGCCCCGGCCGCGCCGCACAGGGAGCCGTGCCCCTTCCCGGGCTCCTCACCTGGGCAGAGAAGCCGTTGAAGAAGGAGTACCAGACGTGGACCAGCGTGAAGGCAAAGTTCTTGTAGAAGAAGTACCTGAGGAACTTGCACATGCGGATGTAGGACCAGCGGCcgtgcaccagcagcagcctctgcaggtaGCGGAACTGCGCCAGGGAGTAGTCGCTGGACATGACAGCCTGCATGCCCTCCTGGCCGCTGATGCCAACCCCGATGTGGGCAGCTGAGGCAACGACAGACGCCGGCCTGTTGGGCAGGGCAGCCGCAGCGCCGGGGCCAGCCGCTcaggccccctgcccccctgcgctcctgcagccagcacgcAGGCCGCTCAGGGCCGACagcagtgcccctgccctgccctgtgcggCTCACAGCTCTGCCGCCCCAGGGATGCTCTCTGAGCTTGTTCCAGCAGAgtggctgctgggaggcttGAGCCAGGGAGCACTAAGCAGTGAGACAGAGCAAGCTAGCCCTGAAGCAGCTGGCCAGGCAGCTTAGAGAGACGTTCGTAACACAAACCAGTTCCCAGGGGCTTCCTTCTCAGGAGCATTTCTGCTCTTCTTACAGCACAGGATGGCTGATGCCTCAAGCaaggggagctgagctctttcTTTGCTCTAAAttatgctgctgcagcccaccaGATGCTAACAGATGTGATCCCAGCCCCTGTTCAGGGATGCCTACAGAAGCCGCAACAGCTGGCAAAGGCCACTATCCAATTGCTAAAGGGCATGCtcagaggggagagcagaggctgggggccAGCAGAGCCCgcgggtgctgtgggcagctgcaagagcagcagaggctcctgCGCAGGGGGCGGCAGCAGGAGGCCCGGAGGGGGAAGCGCTGGGGCTGCCTTACTCTTGATCATGCTGACGTCGTTGGCGCCGTCCCCGATGGCCAGGGTGATTGCCTTCTTGTACCTCTGCACCAGCTCCACCACCAGGGCCTTCTGCTTGGGCGTCACACGGCAGCAGATCACCGCCCGGCACTCGCAGGCCAGCTCCACGAAGTTCCTCTGCCGCTGCTCCTTCTGCGCCTCCGCCCTCCgcctcttctcctgctgcttctgcttctcctctgccGGCCCAGGGAACTTCAGCTtcagcttcttcctcctcttcttcttctccagcaGGATTTCGTTCTGCAGAACACACACAGGGCTCCTTCCCCACTGCACCACCCCCGGTGGCTGGCCAGCACTGCCTGTAccgcagctgccctcagccccggCCCCGCACTCGGAGTGctcctgcagaggaggctgcaagagCTCCAGGGGCACAGGCTGGACGTCCTCGCTGGCACTACCAAAAGCACAGTGCTCTTAGGCACAGCTCCAAGGAGCATTTCCCCTCGCCTGAAGGAAGGCACTACTGAAGCTGCCCTCTCCTACCTGCTGTCTCCCAAAGGAAGCACCACCATGCCCCATGCTCCGGGGCAGTCTGGATGGGGCAGGGGTAGCGGAGACCTGCAAGTGTAGCTGCTGctcaccccagcctgctccctacACCTTGCCACACACAGATGAGCACTGCTTTGTCCCAGACCCTGAAACCTGCCAGAGggtcctgagctgctgcctggactttctcctgcccagctgcctgcaggagcagcctgccagcaggaTGTGTAACTGGCAGGGCACTCCGGCGCCACCTCCCTGCGTtctgagctgctgagagcactgcgctgcagggctgagcagcagagctgtccccttcctgcccccacgGCTCCCAGCTCATTTCCAAcaggctttctgtgctgcactgaGGCTGTGCATCCTGTAgggctgcctctcctctcctgctctttgttggctttttcttttccattagaGCAGCATCCCCATGAAGAGCAAATGCCCTGGAAATCAGACCGTGCTTGGGCAGCTAGCAGGGGATCTGAAAGGCCCAAGACACCCTGACCTAATTGTAAGCTATTTTCAGCCCTCACAGCCCAAAATACTTCTGACATCAACACCCAACAGAGGAGTTCAGGCAGGGGAACAATGGCCAAAGGATGTTTGGTTTGGGTCAGCAAAGCAGCCAGGTGAGCAGTCCTGTGAGGGTGCCTGGGTGGTACCCCCAAACCCTCCATCACACAGAGGAACACCTCCTGCACCTACCAGCCAGGAGCCAGTGATGATCAGAGCTCGATCTTTGCTACCCTGGAAGAAGGGCTCCTTCATCCCCAGAGAGGAAGGTGCACCTGAGCCAGCTCTGTTCCTCtggttttccagcctggtttgcaGCAGTGCACTGCAAAGAGAGGTGGAGGCTGTGACAGAGCAGTCAAGGCTCAGGCtgagccagctcagccccagcaggcagcagcgcAGGGGTGCTGCAAGGACTTGGTGCTTGTGTGCTAGGTGATGCctaagcaggctgcagcagcactgaagaaagGATCACAGTGGTCTGCAAATCAGCAAAAAAATGGGAAAACcagtcaggagctgctggggcttcccagttcttctcccagcctgaacacccTGGGACCCTCGGTGTTGCCACAGCTCAGGACCTGCAGGAGCACAGGCCGAGGTAATGCTGGAGCtcagggacaggcaggcagggcaaaaCTTGGCAGCTGCTCAAGAGctgactggggagaggcctcctCAGCCCACTCTGAACACCAGGGTAGATTTCATGTCAACATTAACCTCCTGCAAGCAGGATCTCACCACGCTCACCCACAGTTAAGGGGCTGTAGGCCTCTGGGtcagcaagcagcagaacaaagcgctgccaagcagagctgaggaggcagCATAGATAAATCAACCCCAGTGCTGGGGTGCTCTCAGACTGGCACCTTTCTCATTCCCACAAGAAAGCCTTTCTGCTTTTCACTTGCCTGGTGTCTTCTCCATAGCAGATGGTTGTTTCCTCCGTGAGGAGCTCACAAGCAAAGCCAATGTTTTCAGCAGTTTCTACAGCAACACacaagggcacagcctgggtgaagctctgcaggctgcaggaaccCCTGCACTCCTGTGGGCTTTATCTGCAGCCTGCACTTCTCCCAGTCCATATCCTGGCCTTCCCCCTGGCCTGGCTGGAGCAAACCCACCTTTTTTGTCCCCAGTCAGCACCCAGATTTTGATGTCTGCTTTTGACAGCCTGGAAATGGTTTCTGGAACTCCATCCTGTAGCTTGTCTTCAATAGCAGTGGCACcgagcagctggcagaggtgtGACACACAGGGGTTAGCAGGGCAAACAGGGCTGGGAGCCAACTGTCCTGGGCATGTCCtcaggctgtggagcagctccagccaggaaCTGAGTGAAGAGCAGCTGTAGAGCAGTGCCCACgctgcagcacaggcactggAATACAGTTCCCTTACCCTGTTGCCATCTGGCCAGTGGAACCCCGCACAGCCCTGACTGCAAACACCCCAGCAAAGCAGGCTGACTGCACAGGACCTGCTCCTCACCCAAACCAAGCTCTGGGCACTGAGACCTGCACTTACAATCAAGTCCTTCTCTATCTCCTCATACACTTGGTCCAGGGCCTCGTCACGGTTAGAGTTTGCTATGCTGGCCTCCAGAAACTTCTTATTCCAGGCTTCAAACTCCCCCTGGCTGATGTCCCTGTAGCACAGGCAGAGTGTCCTCAGGGTTTCACTTGCAAAGATCTGCCAAACAAGAACAGAGGTCAGGTCACAGTCTGCCCCCACCACCAGTGCTGGccgctgcagggctgcccacagGCCAGCTGGAGCCGAGAGGGAGTCTGACAGAGGCTGGGACAGGGCAGTGGGGAGGTCTGAGCCCCggcagcaggcacacagcactcAATGTCACTTCTCCTCAGAGGGCATCCTgtagagcaggcagggcagccggGGAGACCTCGtgggcccagctctggggctgcctttGTTTCCTCAGCTTAGGGCAGgagtgagcaggaggaggtcgggggagcagggagccagTGCCAGAAGTCCAAACCTACATCCAGGGCTTCCTCCGTGGCCTGCCTCTGGGGGTTGCAGGGGTGCAGCCGCTCGTAGATCACCGTGTCAGCACCCTTGCAGTACAGCCTGATGCTTCCATCTGCCCCTCTCACTGTGGGCCACAAGAGTAGGAGGCACAGGTCAGGAAGGtatggctgcagctcagggcctgCAGTGTCCTGCTCCTAAGTACTGCAGCTGGGAGACCGAGGATCTTCCTGCCCATCCCTAACACGGTTCAGTGAAGGGCCCTGGTGCTCAGGGCacttgctgctctccttcccagcaggagaggctcctgcagcccccagggcccaTGCTGCGGGCAGCTCACCGATGACGGACATGCGCTTCCTGTCGCTGGTGAAGTCCAGCATGGCCAGCACAGGGTAagtcctctccagccccagctcgcTGATGGTGATGCTGTTCTGGGTGCGGGACAGGAACACGTACCCGAAGTTCCTGGCTGCCGTCACCAGGGCCCCCTCGTCCGGGGAGGCTGCCTGGTAAGCGAGCTGGCCTGTGTCTGAGAGCCAAGAGAGGGAGCCGGGGTGGGCTGGGCACGCCGGGGCGCCACCGAAGCGTTCACACCCGCTCCTCAGAGGCACAAAGCCTCCCTGGAGCGGGGcctggtgcagtgctgcagcacacagcagctgtgcagaggagagggCCGAGGGACCCCTCCTCTTTGTGCCGTGTACCCTCCCCATGGGGTGAGCCGCTGAgccctccctccagctgccaaagcagatcccagcagtgccagcgtGGGTGTGCCTAAGGGCTTGAGGCTTTAAGGATGCATCTGAAGCAGGAAGAGCCATGTCAGGACACACaagggctctgcacagcaggctccctgctcctgtgttcTTTCAGGGCTGCACTGCCCTAGTGCCACTGTCCTATAGCCAGCCTCCTTCCCCGGAGGGCCAGAGAGGCCCTGCCAagggccagcagcacctctggctCTTGcttcccctcccagagcagcctgacaCTGCTCCCGgcgggctgtgccctgctctgggaccTCCGCCGGCCCTTGCACAAGCACACACTCACCATCACAGGTGTCAACCATGACTGTGTGGCAGATGGCCAGCAGGAAGAAGAACTGGTGAATCTCTGGCTCCTTCCCGGACCTGATCTGCTCTATCAGGTAGTGATCATAGAAGAGGAACTTCCCATCTGCGTACTTGTTCCAGCTGAAGTCcactggctgctcaggaagcagagagggagctgtaTCTCCTCTGCTCGGTGCCTGCCtgcatctgctctgcagaggctccacaggctggggactgcaggTGGCACCGACCTACCTCCGGGTGGCTCTgcggctgccctgctctgtcccgGCTGTCTCCTGCAACACAGgcaccagcactgagggcagcacaGCAAGAGGTCCTTCTAACACATCCCCGGGTGAGACCTGCACAGAACATCTGCCCCTGAACAGCTTAGGCCTAAGCAAAGCAAACTCActgccagctgcactgccctctgccagccctccaTCCCGACCGCTGCCGGCAGCTTTCCGCTCTGGTCCCTCACCTCTGCTTTGTAAAGGGaaagctccacagctgctctgaggggagccccatgcagtgccagggctgagtcacacctgcagagctgtttcTGTCAGAAAAGCCCTTTGGGGTCACCGAGTCCAAGTGTTCTCTAACTGCCACAGCCCTCTAAGAGCTTGCAAACACTTCCAGCCATAGCGATTCGAcctcctccccgggcagcccgtGCCCGTCTGAGCCCTCTGGGTGAAGAGGATTTCTCTCCTGTCtgacctcagcctcccctggcgcaacctgaggctctttcccctCACCCTATCCCTTGCTCCCgtggagaagagcccaagcccgcCCGGCCCCAGCCTCCCcgtggcagctgagcagggcgCAGCTGTGAGCGGCCGTGCCGCCGCAGCCGTGCCGCCGCAGCCGTGCCGCTGTGCAGCCGTGCAGCTGTGCAGCCGTACCGTAGGTGCGGCCCTGGATGCAGcacttgttgaagctcatgacGTTCTGGGTCAGCGTGCCGGTCTTGTCCGAGAAGATGTAGCGGATCTGCCCCAGCTGCTCGTTCAGCGTGGTGGTCCTGGCCTTGGCGGCGCCGGCCCGCCCGGGGCAGTACATCTGCAGGTCCCAGTTGATGAagcagctctggccccagcGGATCACCTCCACGCTGCGGAGAGAGGGGGGCTCAGGCGCCCGCCCGCCGCGCCGCTCGGCCCCACGCCGCTGGGAggccgcccccgccgcccccgcccgCGCCCACCTGACGTAGAGGGAGATGGGCACCATGGTGTTGAGCACAATCAGGTAGCCCCAGAAGGTGAGGAAGCCGCGGTAGGGGGGGCTGCTGTCCTGCGCGTCGTACAGGTACCAGGAGGCGTTGcccacctgctgctcccagtAGGTGTGACCGATGGCCAGCCCGGCAGACAGCAGGATCAGCACCACGAAGATCTGCAGCGCACACAGCGCCCTCAGCTGGGCCCCGGGAACCCTGCCCCACGCCAGGGCTCAGACACCCCGGCCTGAACCGCTCCCCGAGCGCGGCTGGGTGCCCTTGCGACGTGGAGTGTGAAGGTGCTGGCGGCAggggcacagcctcagccctgctgagaagagcacctcctctgccagcacgccagctcctctctgctctccccaccccagggcagcacactcaggggtgcagggcagcaggcattCCTCACTCACTGCCCATGCCGGGGCTGACCCAGGACAAGCACCACAGCAACCGAGCTCTGGCCCTGCCCTCAACCCCTGCCCaccagctgagcacagaggagcagaagcagcttcctgcagcagcaggtctgaagcacttctctgcacacacagcctgccctgcgcTGCAGCTGAGGGGCACAGATGCCACCCGCAGGGAGAGGCCACTCTGGCTTCCCTCCCAGTGCATCCCAGCTCCTCACGGAGTGGAGACGAGCtcgggagcagcagcagaacccagCTTCTTAGCCTTGCCTTCCCACTGTTCCCTGACAGCCAGCTCCACCAGCTGAGCTGGAAGCCAGCAGGCTTACAGTGTAGACCATGTAGTTCATGAGGGAGTCGATTTTGGTCCTTTTAAACCTGGTCTTGCCACTGTTCTTCATGATCTTTGTGTCAGCCCCTGGAAACAAGCACAGCAAAGATGCCAGGGGCACTGCCGGGCACGGCTCGAGCCGGTCACCCGCCCAGGCCACAGCTACCTGCAAATATCACCATCCCGTGGCAGAAGTCTGTGTTCCTGATCCTGCAGCCACGCAGCAGCACCTTGTCAGCATCCAGGGGGTAGCTCCTGTGCCTCCACACCAGCGTGCCGGCAAACTTATCCAGCCGGTTGTTGGGCTCCTCACACTCCACCAGCCCTGCAACCCGCAGGGGAGAACGGGGCTGAAGCACAGCAGGCCACAGGAGCACACCGAGGGTACTCGCTGCAGGAGACCTGCACAGTGAAGGcctcaccctgcccagcctgccccttgCAGCAGCCTCACGGCGTGACTTCCTTGTGCTGCCCCATGGCAAAGCCAGGAAGCCACCGGGGGCGCCGCCGGCAGcgcccccacccaccccaggctctgcctgggcagcagccccgagagcagagctgcacccaCCATCGAAGtctgccagggcagcc
This portion of the Dryobates pubescens isolate bDryPub1 chromosome Z unlocalized genomic scaffold, bDryPub1.pri SUPER_Z_unloc_1, whole genome shotgun sequence genome encodes:
- the ATP8B1 gene encoding phospholipid-transporting ATPase IC; this encodes MITERDSETTLDEDSQPNDEEMPYSDDETEEEPESRQPAAAPGQRRAEGDGRAQRRDCSWQVKANDRHFHEQPRFQRPVFLCFKRSKYAGNAIKTYKYNPITFLPLNLFEQFKRAANFYFLVLLILQSIPQISTLAWYTTLVPLLLVLGITAVKDLVDDIARHRMDREVNNRRCEVIRDGRFRATKWKDVQVGDVIRLRKNTSVPADVLLLSSSEPNSLCYVETAELDGETNLKFKMALEVTHRLLQEEAALADFDGLVECEEPNNRLDKFAGTLVWRHRSYPLDADKVLLRGCRIRNTDFCHGMVIFAGADTKIMKNSGKTRFKRTKIDSLMNYMVYTIFVVLILLSAGLAIGHTYWEQQVGNASWYLYDAQDSSPPYRGFLTFWGYLIVLNTMVPISLYVSVEVIRWGQSCFINWDLQMYCPGRAGAAKARTTTLNEQLGQIRYIFSDKTGTLTQNVMSFNKCCIQGRTYGDSRDRAGQPQSHPEPVDFSWNKYADGKFLFYDHYLIEQIRSGKEPEIHQFFFLLAICHTVMVDTCDDTGQLAYQAASPDEGALVTAARNFGYVFLSRTQNSITISELGLERTYPVLAMLDFTSDRKRMSVIVRGADGSIRLYCKGADTVIYERLHPCNPQRQATEEALDIFASETLRTLCLCYRDISQGEFEAWNKKFLEASIANSNRDEALDQVYEEIEKDLILLGATAIEDKLQDGVPETISRLSKADIKIWVLTGDKKETAENIGFACELLTEETTICYGEDTSALLQTRLENQRNRAGSGAPSSLGMKEPFFQGSKDRALIITGSWLNEILLEKKKRRKKLKLKFPGPAEEKQKQQEKRRRAEAQKEQRQRNFVELACECRAVICCRVTPKQKALVVELVQRYKKAITLAIGDGANDVSMIKTAHIGVGISGQEGMQAVMSSDYSLAQFRYLQRLLLVHGRWSYIRMCKFLRYFFYKNFAFTLVHVWYSFFNGFSAQTAYEDWFITLYNVLYSSLPVLLVGLLDQDVSDKLSLRFPRLYVLGQKDLLFNYQKFFLSLLHGAITSLIIFFIPYGAYLKTMGQDGEAPSDYQSFAVTAASSLIFVVNLQISLDTSYWTFVNAFSVFGSIALYFGITFDFHSAGIHVLFPSGFQFTGAAPNALRQPYLWLTMVLSVAVCLLPVVALRFLCTTLWPLDSDRVRQQRRKLLAEEQQWRRRPSALRRGVSARRSAYAFSHQRGYADLIASGRSLRKRRAPLHALLGSAAAGAAAGSS